Within the uncultured Fusobacterium sp. genome, the region GACTGAAAATCCCCGTGTCGGTGGTTCGATTCCGCCTCTGGGCACCATTAAGACACTAAATTAAATATCAAATGGTCGCATAGCTCAGTTGGGAGAGCACCTGCCTTACAAGCAGGGGGTCACAGGTTCAAGTCCTGTTGTGACCACCATAAATGTGGGGGCGTAGCTCAGTTGGTTAGAGCGCCTGCCTGTCACGCAGGAGGTCGCGAGTTCGACCCTCGTCGCTCCCGCCATTTAAAAAATCAAGCATACTAAAAAGTATGTTTTTTTTATTTTTTGAAGAAATAGTTCTATATTGTTAATGAAGTATGTTATAATATTTAATTAAAACTAAAGGGGGAATAGAAGTGCTAAAAAAATTTGTAAGTTATTATAAACCATATAAAAAACTTTTCTTTCTAGATCTATTTGTAGCTACAATTTCAGCTCTTTGTGATCTATTTTATCCAATGATAACAAGAGAGATAGCTAATAACTCTATACCTAATAGAGAGATAAGAGCTATTGGAATATTTGCAGGAGTTCTTTTAGTAATTTATCTAATAAAAATGCTATGTGCTTATTTTATGCAGTATTGGGGACATTTAGTTGGAGTTGGAATGCAAGCAGATATGAGAAGAGATATCTATAAACATCTTCAAAATTTGCCAATAAGATATTTTGATAACAATCAAACTGGAAGTATAATGTCAAGAATAGTAAATGATCTTCAAGATATTTCAGAACTTGCTCATCATGGACCAGAAGATCTATTTATCTCATTTTTTATGATAATTGGAGCATTTGCAATGTTAATCAGAATAAATATTCAATTAACATTGATAATATTTTGTCTTTTACCTTTAATACTGCTTTATAGCATGTTTCAAAGAAAAAGATTATTAGCTGTTTTTATGAAGACTAGAGAGAAAACAGGGGATATCAATGCTAGATTACAAAATAGTATCTCTGGAATAAGAGTTTCTAAAGCTTTTGTTATTAATGAAAATGAGAGAGAAAGATTTGAAAAAGATAATCAAAAGTTTGTAGAAGCTAAGAGCAAATCTTATAAGATAATGGCTGAATATACAGCAGGAGTTGGATTTTTAACAGATCTATTAGATTATGTTGTCCTTATTTTTGGAGGATTATTTACTTATTGGGGAAAAATAGGGATTGGAGATTTTCTTGCCTATCTTCTTTATATAAAGATATTTACTCAACCTATAAAAAGATTGATAGCCTTTGTGGAACAATTCCAAAATGGTATGAGTGGATTTAAAAGATTTATGGAACTTATAGGAGAAGAGGAAGAGGGAGACAAAGTTGATGCAATAGATATGGGAAAAGTTGAAGGAGAGATAGATCTGCAAAATGTTTCTTTTGACCATGAAGATAAATCTGTTTTAAAAAATATCTCATTAAAAATATCTAAAGGTAAGATGCTTGCATTAGTAGGACCATCTGGTGGAGGTAAGACAACTCTTTGTAATCTAATACCAAGATTTTATAATATTAAATCTGGGGATATTAAGATAGATGGAAAAAGTATCTATGATGTTAAGTTAGAATCTCTTAGAAAAAATATTGGGATAGTTCAACAAGATGTTTTCCTATTTACTGGAACAATTAAAGAGAATATATTAGTAGGAAATAGTGAAGCCACAGATGAAGAGGTAATGATAGCAGCTAAAAAAGCTAATATTCATGATCTGATAATGGAGATGCCAGAGGGATATAATACATTTGTTGGTGAGAGAGGGGTAAAACTTTCAGGGGGACAAAAGCAGAGAATTGCAATAGCAAGAATTTTCTTGAAAAACCCACCAATACTTATATTAGATGAGGCTACATCTGCACTTGATAATATTACAGAGAGATTGATTCAAAACTCATTAGAGGAGCTATGTAAAGGAAGAACTACAATAGTTGTTGCTCATAGACTTTCTACTATTCAAAATGCTGATGAGATAATAGTTCTTACTGATAATGGAATAGAGGAGAGAGGAACACATCAAGAACTATTAGCAAATAAAGGATTCTATCATAAATTATATAATATGAGTCAATTATAATTTTTTATAAAATTAAAGTGAGGTGATGTCCACAATAGAAGTTGTAAGAAGATACAATTTTATTGTGGACATTTTTATTTGTATAAAATATTATATGAGGAGAGAAAGTTATGGAAAAATATAGTTTTATTTTAAAAGATAGTAGAGAATTAGTTATAAGAAAAGCAACTGAAGAGGATGCAGAAAAAGTTTTAGAATATTTGAATATTATTGGAGAAGAAACAGATTTTCTTAGTTTTGGAGTTGAAGGGCTCAATATAACTTTAGAAGAGGAAAGAAATTACTTTAAAAATTCAACAGCAAAAAATTTTTTTCTTATAGCTGAAATAGAAGAAAAGATTGTAGGGAATTGTTCTATAAGTACAAATGAGAAAAGAGTTAGATTGAAACACTTTGGAGAATTAGGAATAGTAGTTTTAAAAGAGTGTTGGAACTTAGGAATAGGAAATAAACTCATAGAAACTGCACTACTTTTAGGAAAAAATGGTGGATTAAAAAAAGTAAATTTAGAAACTAGAAGTGACAATAAAAAAGCGATAGTTCTATATAAAAAATTAGGATTTAAAGAGGAGGGAACTATTAAAAGAGGCATATTAATTGATGAAAAATTTTATGATCTGTTAGTTATGGGGATTGAGATAGATTAGTATAATAAAGATATAACATATAAAAAATTTGCTTAATTGAAAGTTATGTATTATATTTATATTAAGCGATTTAATTGAAGAGAGGTGATGCCCATGAGAAAATTACTTAATTAAAATGGTAATTTTGTCATGGGCATTTTTTCATTTAATAAAATACTAGAAGATTTTGGAGGAAGAAAAGATGAAAAAATTTAAAATTTCATTTAAGAAAATTTTAGTTGTTATATTTATAAGTTGTATATCTATATCAATTTATGGTGGACCTAGTTACAATGTAGATAATTTAAGAATAGAGGCATATATTAATCCAGATGGAAGTGTAGATGTAAATGAGCTTGTTCAATATAATGCTTATGAGATTAATGGGATTCTCTATAATATAGATTATAAAGGGTATGGAGATCTGAAAAATCTTAGGGTATTTTATGAGAAAGATAGTGAGTTTGTACCAGCTGTAAATAATAGTAGTCAAAGAAGAGGAACATACTCTTTAAAAGATAGAGATGATTTGAGAGAGGTAAAACTTTACTACCCTATGAGAAATACAAAAAAATGGTTTCTTTTTCAATATACACTTTCTCAAGGTGTAACAGTGTACAACGATATTGCTCAATTTAATAGAAAGATGGTAGGTAGAGGTTGGCAAACAGATATAAAAAATATTCAAGTGAAAATAATTCTTCCAAAAAGTGTAAACAAAGAGGATATAAAGGCATTTGGGCATGGACCTCTTACTGGAAATGTAGATATTATAAGTAGAAGAGAGATTTTTTATACTCTTAAAGGATATTATTCTGGGGAGTTTGTAGAAACTAATATTCTTTTTCCTAAAAGTTTAATTCCTAATATAAAACCATCTCTTGTAAAAAATGAAGATGGCTATGAAAAAATTATGAAAATGGAAAATAAATTGGCAGACAAGGCAGATAGAGAGAGAAAGTTTGCTCAAATGAGGGGAACTATTGGAAATATAGTTTTCTTTCTTTGGGGTGGTTGGATAATTTTTGTGGTTGTACTTAACTATGTAAAAAATAGAAAGAAATATAAGGTAGAAAATGAATATGGAGAGTATTTTAGAGAGGCTCCAGATGATTTTTCTCCAGCAGTAGGAGGATCTATTGCTTATAGACATGTATCACCTAACCAACTACTTGCTACAGTTATGGATTTAGTAAGAAGAGATATATTTGAAATGATAGAGGATAGAGAAAATAATAAAACTATTCTTAGAAAAAACTCTTATGATGAAAGCTCATTAAAAAATTATGAAAAGTTTGTAGTTGATTGGTATATTGATGAGATAGGAAATGGTACAGAGGTATCAATGGAGGAAATAGAGGAAAATATTAGGGACAGAAGAAATGCTATAAAATTTGGAAGAAACTATGAAAAATGGGAATCAATGGTAGAGAAAGATCTGAAAAAAGTTGGATTTGAAAAAGAGCCAGTTAAAAAGTTGCCAATAGCTTTAGGAATGATTACAGCTTTTTTAAGTGTACCTCTTGGACCTTTCTTAGCTGTTTATTTTGATAATGGAAAATTTATTATCTTTCCTTTTGTAGCTTTTGCTGTTTTAGTTTTTACAATATCAACAAGGGGAAAATATACTTTAGAGGCTGAAAAATTAAGAGCAAAATGGTTGGCATTTAAAAAATTCTTAGTTGATTACAGTAATTTAGAGGAGGCTAAACTTGCATCAATATATATTTGGGAACACTATTTTGTATATGCAATAGCTTTAGGAGTTGCAGAAGAGGTGGCAAAGGGTTACCAAAAAATATTTAGAGATAGTGGAGAGAATATATCAAGACTTAATAGAACTCCTCTTATGGGAATGTACAATAGAAACTCAGGATTTAGAAGTATAGAGAGAACAGTTTCTAGAGCTACTACAAGGGGAGTATCAGAACTTGCTAAGAGCAGACCATCTTCAAGAGGAAGTGGTGGAGGATTTAGTGGAGGCTCTTCAGGTGGTGGAGGAAGCCGTGGTGGAGGTGGAGCATTTTAATCTTTGCCTACTAAAAAAGAGGTGATAATATGCTAACTTTAATTGGAATTATACTAATTGCAGTGGGAAGTTTTAATATTTTTCAATACAATAAAGCTATTGAGGGAAGTTTCTATACCACAGGAACTCTTATAAGTTACAATTACTCTCCAAGTTTAAATAAATATTATCCTATTTTCAGATATATTGTGAATGGAATAACTTATGAAGAGGAGTATAGAGGAAGATATAACAATAGAGCAAGAGAAGAACTGAAAAATATAAATATTGATGAGATGCCTGAGAAAACTAGAAAATTTATGAAAAAAATAAAAGATGTTAATTTAGTAGAGTTTGAAGTTGGAAAAGATTATAAATTGCTAATAAATAAAGATAATCCAAAAGAGTATTGGATTGCAGAAGATGGAGCTAATAAAGGGAGAGAGTATATTTTGATAATTATAGGAGGAGTTTTTTTAGCAGTTTCATTTATTGGTAAGATAATAGGTTTTATTTTCTAGAAAGGAAGGGAGAGCTATGAAAGCTAAGGCAATACTAGGAGTAGTTTTATTAGTTGGAATAGTAGTTGGAACTTATATTTATCAAAATAGATACTTATTTTTTAAATATCTTCCTGCTATTGAAAAAGAGGAACAGTTAAAAAATATCAATGGAAAACTTTGCGATGAAGATGGAAAGCTTTTCACTGGAAGAACTAAAAGTGCAAGTGAAGAGTATACAGATATTTATTCTTATAAAGATGGAGAGCTTGATGGTTTAAATGTTGTTTATTATAAAAATAATATTAAAGAGATTGGACATTGGAAAGCTGGAAAACAAAATGGGCTTTTTCAAATGTACACAGAAGATGGGGTTCTTATAGATAATGCTAACTTTAAAGCTGGAGAAAGAGATGGACTTACAGAACAATTTTATAATGATACAGGAAAATTAAGAGTATCAGCAAATTATAAAAATGGAGTTCTTGAGGGAGAATTTAAAGCATACTATCCAAATGGAAATCTTCAAGGGGAAGTAAACTATGTAAATGGAGAGATGAATGGAGATTTTAAAGAATATCACGAAAATAAAAAAATAAGACTTTCAGGAAGTTATAAAAATAGTTTACAAGAGGGAGAATGGAAATTTTATTTAGAAGATGGCACTTTAGAATCAATAATAAACTATAAAGATGGAGAACTTCATGGGATAAAAGAAGATTATTATAAAAATGGAAATGTATGGACAAGACAAGAATTTAAAAATAATGACCTAGATGGAGTTTATGAAGTTTATTATGAGAATGGAAATCTACAACTGAAAGCCAAAATAAAAAATGGACAGACAATAGAGGAGCAAAGGTTTAACCATGATGAAACACTTTATAATGAACAAGATGAAAAGATAGTTGAAAGTAATGATGAAATTATAATATCAGAAGAACTTGAAAAGGGTATGAAAACATTAGGAAAAGAGGTTGGAAACTCTTTAAATTCTATGGTTGAAGCTACTATAATTACAAATCTTGCATATGTTGATTTAATGAGCTTTGAAAATGTAGAAATTCTTGAAGAAAATTTAATTTTTAATGATAATGAGAAAATTCCATTTAAAAGAAGTTATAAAAATGGTGTACATAGAGTTAATGTACCTTTTGAAAATAACAGTTACCTTTGGGTTGAGTTAAAAGAGAATAGCGAGGGAAAACATAGATTATTTGCAGAAAATTATGAGAAGTTTAAAGAGATAAAAGGAGATAAAAAAATAAATCTTGAAGAAATTATTTTCCCTACAATAGATGATTATTATAGGGAAAATAATGTGTTACAGAAATTTTTTGATATAACTATATCTGTAAAAAATCATTCTTAAAGAAGTATAGGAGGAGAAAGTGAAAAAATATTTAATGATTATAACCTGTTTTTTATTAGTTATTTCTATAAACATATATGGAGCAACTAAGGAGAGTGAAAATAAGATGATAAAAAATAATTTTGAATTTGGACTTACTATCAATGATACGTATTTTTCTGTTCCAAGTTCATTAAAACAACTTATTGATGATGGGTGGACTATAAGTAATAAAACACCATATTTTTTAAATCCACTAGTTGGAGAAGATTATTATGCTATGAGAACAGATTGGTCATTATCAAAAGATGGTAAAGGTATTCTTAACGGTGGAAAAATCATAAGACTTTTAGAAAGAAATGGAGTATTTTTAGAAGTTACAATTACAAATCAAGATATAGAAAGTGATGAGCCATATAAAAAAATAGAAGATGGAGTAGTTAATTCTATTACTGTTTTTTATGATAAAAAATGTTCAAGTATAAAAATAAATAATAAAGAATTAAGCAGCTTAACATCTGATATCTTATTTAAAGATTATACTGGAAACGATGGGTGGGAACATGTTCCAACAAATTATAGAAATCACCCTGAATTTGGAATTTCAACAGAACATACTATTATGAAAATTATAGATAATAACAAAAGAAGCATAACTATCTATTTTGATTTAGAAAACAGGGCTTTTAAAGTACAGCTTTTAAATGAAACACCTTTAAAAAAATAATTTAATAATTAGAGGAGGAAAAATATGAAAAAATTAGTTTTTATTTTAGGATTATTAGCAGGGATAACTTTATATGCAGAAGAACAATCTAATATAACCAAAGCTGTTTCATCAGTAATCTCAGAAGTTGTATCTACTGGAAAAGATGTTTTAAAAGGTGTAAAAGAGGGGATTGATACAGGAAGGAAAGATGGTACAAGTATTGATGATGCTTTTATAATCTATGATAAAGAGCAGTTTGAAAAAAATGTAAAAGTTGAAGTTTTATCAGTAACAAAAGATGATATAGGGTATAAAGTAACTGTTGGTTTAAGAAATGAAACAGATCAAATGATAAGATTAACAAATCTTAATGAGCAAAAATCTTTACAACTTTTAGATAGTGATGGTTTTGCAGTTTTTTCACAAGAACTAGTTGAAGATATTAATATACCAAAGAAAGCAGCAGTAAAAAGTAGTTTTAGATTTCCTGCTGATGGGCAGCCAGCAATATTAAAGATTTATGAAAGAGAAATAAAGATTAATGATGAAGTATTAAAATAGCTAAATAGAAAAAAATTTTAATAGGAAAAAAGAGGTGGATATAGATGAAAAAATTTTTAAAACTAGTAATATTTTTAACTTTATCCACCTTTTCTTTTGCTAACTGGGAAGTAGATAGAGAGCATGATATGATTTTTACTTATTCAATAAAATCAGAACCAACTCAAAAAGGGATTCTTTATATAAGAAAGGGTTCTTATGATGATATTCTTGATTATTATTCTTTGTATATACTAACAGATAAATATCCTGCTTTTACTGAGAAAATTGATGAAGATAAAACAATGCAGAAAACAAAAGTTGAATTAGTAACAGAACATCCTAT harbors:
- a CDS encoding ABC transporter ATP-binding protein; translated protein: MLKKFVSYYKPYKKLFFLDLFVATISALCDLFYPMITREIANNSIPNREIRAIGIFAGVLLVIYLIKMLCAYFMQYWGHLVGVGMQADMRRDIYKHLQNLPIRYFDNNQTGSIMSRIVNDLQDISELAHHGPEDLFISFFMIIGAFAMLIRINIQLTLIIFCLLPLILLYSMFQRKRLLAVFMKTREKTGDINARLQNSISGIRVSKAFVINENERERFEKDNQKFVEAKSKSYKIMAEYTAGVGFLTDLLDYVVLIFGGLFTYWGKIGIGDFLAYLLYIKIFTQPIKRLIAFVEQFQNGMSGFKRFMELIGEEEEGDKVDAIDMGKVEGEIDLQNVSFDHEDKSVLKNISLKISKGKMLALVGPSGGGKTTLCNLIPRFYNIKSGDIKIDGKSIYDVKLESLRKNIGIVQQDVFLFTGTIKENILVGNSEATDEEVMIAAKKANIHDLIMEMPEGYNTFVGERGVKLSGGQKQRIAIARIFLKNPPILILDEATSALDNITERLIQNSLEELCKGRTTIVVAHRLSTIQNADEIIVLTDNGIEERGTHQELLANKGFYHKLYNMSQL
- a CDS encoding GNAT family protein, with the protein product MEKYSFILKDSRELVIRKATEEDAEKVLEYLNIIGEETDFLSFGVEGLNITLEEERNYFKNSTAKNFFLIAEIEEKIVGNCSISTNEKRVRLKHFGELGIVVLKECWNLGIGNKLIETALLLGKNGGLKKVNLETRSDNKKAIVLYKKLGFKEEGTIKRGILIDEKFYDLLVMGIEID
- a CDS encoding DUF2207 domain-containing protein, yielding MKKFKISFKKILVVIFISCISISIYGGPSYNVDNLRIEAYINPDGSVDVNELVQYNAYEINGILYNIDYKGYGDLKNLRVFYEKDSEFVPAVNNSSQRRGTYSLKDRDDLREVKLYYPMRNTKKWFLFQYTLSQGVTVYNDIAQFNRKMVGRGWQTDIKNIQVKIILPKSVNKEDIKAFGHGPLTGNVDIISRREIFYTLKGYYSGEFVETNILFPKSLIPNIKPSLVKNEDGYEKIMKMENKLADKADRERKFAQMRGTIGNIVFFLWGGWIIFVVVLNYVKNRKKYKVENEYGEYFREAPDDFSPAVGGSIAYRHVSPNQLLATVMDLVRRDIFEMIEDRENNKTILRKNSYDESSLKNYEKFVVDWYIDEIGNGTEVSMEEIEENIRDRRNAIKFGRNYEKWESMVEKDLKKVGFEKEPVKKLPIALGMITAFLSVPLGPFLAVYFDNGKFIIFPFVAFAVLVFTISTRGKYTLEAEKLRAKWLAFKKFLVDYSNLEEAKLASIYIWEHYFVYAIALGVAEEVAKGYQKIFRDSGENISRLNRTPLMGMYNRNSGFRSIERTVSRATTRGVSELAKSRPSSRGSGGGFSGGSSGGGGSRGGGGAF
- a CDS encoding toxin-antitoxin system YwqK family antitoxin translates to MKAKAILGVVLLVGIVVGTYIYQNRYLFFKYLPAIEKEEQLKNINGKLCDEDGKLFTGRTKSASEEYTDIYSYKDGELDGLNVVYYKNNIKEIGHWKAGKQNGLFQMYTEDGVLIDNANFKAGERDGLTEQFYNDTGKLRVSANYKNGVLEGEFKAYYPNGNLQGEVNYVNGEMNGDFKEYHENKKIRLSGSYKNSLQEGEWKFYLEDGTLESIINYKDGELHGIKEDYYKNGNVWTRQEFKNNDLDGVYEVYYENGNLQLKAKIKNGQTIEEQRFNHDETLYNEQDEKIVESNDEIIISEELEKGMKTLGKEVGNSLNSMVEATIITNLAYVDLMSFENVEILEENLIFNDNEKIPFKRSYKNGVHRVNVPFENNSYLWVELKENSEGKHRLFAENYEKFKEIKGDKKINLEEIIFPTIDDYYRENNVLQKFFDITISVKNHS